One window of the bacterium genome contains the following:
- the pyrC gene encoding dihydroorotase → MKIDSLTITRPDDWHLHLRDGALMGAVLHHTARHFGRAVVMPNLKPPVTTAAAASAYYDRILDALEPDIDFTPLMTLYLTDATKPAEIERAKFEGFVVAAKLYPAGATTNSDAGLTDLKRALPVFEALAGCGLPLLVHGEVTDPAVDVFDREAVFIERHLRPLLDEVPDLKVVLEHVTTKQGVQFVKQGPPTLAATITAHHLLLNRGAMFQGGLNPHFYCLPVLKREEHRLALLAAATGGSPKFFLGTDSAPHVRATKETACGCAGIFSAPAAIELYATAFEQAGALDRLEGFAGRHGPIFYDLPFNRGTLTLVRRPNPVPAVVPAGEAGDLVPLGAGTTLDWSVLHPAAGHPLQG, encoded by the coding sequence ATGAAGATCGATTCCCTGACCATCACGCGGCCTGACGACTGGCACCTGCACCTGCGCGACGGCGCGTTGATGGGCGCGGTGCTGCACCACACGGCGCGCCATTTCGGACGCGCGGTGGTGATGCCGAACCTGAAGCCGCCGGTGACGACGGCGGCGGCCGCGTCGGCCTACTACGACCGCATCCTCGACGCCCTCGAGCCCGACATCGACTTCACGCCCCTGATGACGCTGTACCTGACCGACGCCACGAAGCCGGCCGAGATCGAGCGCGCGAAGTTCGAGGGCTTCGTGGTCGCCGCGAAGCTGTATCCGGCCGGCGCCACGACCAACTCCGATGCGGGGCTCACCGACCTCAAGCGCGCGCTGCCGGTCTTCGAGGCGCTTGCCGGTTGCGGCCTGCCGTTGCTGGTGCACGGCGAGGTCACCGACCCGGCCGTCGACGTCTTCGACCGCGAGGCGGTCTTCATCGAGCGGCACCTGCGCCCGCTGCTCGACGAGGTGCCGGACCTCAAGGTCGTGCTCGAGCACGTCACGACGAAGCAGGGTGTCCAGTTCGTGAAGCAGGGCCCGCCCACGCTCGCCGCCACCATCACCGCCCACCACCTGCTTCTGAACCGCGGCGCCATGTTCCAGGGCGGGCTCAACCCGCACTTCTACTGCCTGCCCGTGCTCAAGCGCGAAGAGCACCGCCTGGCCCTGCTGGCAGCGGCCACCGGCGGCTCGCCCAAGTTCTTCCTCGGCACCGACAGTGCGCCCCACGTGCGGGCCACCAAGGAAACGGCCTGCGGATGTGCCGGGATCTTCAGTGCGCCGGCAGCCATCGAACTCTACGCCACCGCCTTCGAGCAGGCCGGTGCCCTCGACCGCCTGGAAGGGTTCGCCGGCAGGCACGGTCCCATCTTCTATGACCTGCCCTTCAACCGCGGCACGCTGACCCTCGTGCGCCGCCCCAACCCGGTGCCCGCCGTGGTCCCAGCCGGGGAAGCCGGCGACCTCGTGCCCCTGGGCGCAGGCACCACCCTGGACTGGTCGGTCCTGCACCCGGCCGCCGGGCACCCGCTCCAGGGCTGA
- a CDS encoding helix-turn-helix transcriptional regulator: MDAVFTALAHPARRRMLDILISMPGCSVNDVAKYFPMSRVAVMKHLRILRDADLVISQKNGRLREMYFNAAPVQLVYDRWTTQYSRFWAAHVNDIKFQVEEEEAEHDRER, translated from the coding sequence ATGGACGCCGTCTTCACGGCCCTGGCCCACCCGGCCCGACGCAGGATGCTCGACATCCTCATCAGCATGCCCGGGTGCAGCGTGAACGACGTCGCCAAGTACTTCCCGATGAGTCGGGTCGCGGTGATGAAGCACCTGCGCATCCTGCGTGACGCCGACCTGGTGATCTCGCAGAAGAACGGCCGCCTGCGCGAGATGTATTTCAATGCGGCGCCGGTCCAGCTGGTCTACGACCGCTGGACGACGCAGTACAGCCGCTTCTGGGCCGCCCACGTCAACGACATCAAGTTCCAGGTCGAGGAGGAGGAAGCCGAACATGACCGCGAACGTTAA
- a CDS encoding SRPBCC domain-containing protein — MTANVKQVYRITINAPIRKVWDALTRTGEPLPFFFGSVMHTTTLGPGAPIRMRTPDGKFTGVVGEVLEFAPPHRFSHTFKFTSLDDAPCRVTYELVEVDGAVQFTLTSEGITAGTKSEKYMKQGSEFIGATLKALCESGRPTLKQRLMLAMMSATAFTSPKRSRSEHWPLDGRIS; from the coding sequence ATGACCGCGAACGTTAAACAGGTGTACCGCATCACCATCAATGCCCCCATCCGCAAGGTGTGGGACGCCCTGACCCGCACCGGCGAGCCGCTGCCGTTCTTCTTCGGCTCGGTCATGCACACGACGACGCTGGGCCCGGGCGCCCCCATCCGCATGCGCACGCCCGACGGCAAGTTCACCGGAGTGGTCGGCGAGGTGCTCGAGTTCGCCCCGCCACACCGCTTCAGCCACACCTTCAAGTTCACCTCGCTGGACGACGCGCCCTGTCGCGTGACCTACGAGCTGGTCGAGGTGGACGGCGCCGTGCAGTTCACGCTCACCTCGGAAGGCATCACTGCCGGCACCAAGAGCGAGAAGTACATGAAGCAGGGCAGCGAGTTCATCGGCGCCACGCTGAAGGCGCTGTGCGAATCCGGCCGCCCCACCCTGAAGCAGCGCCTGATGCTGGCGATGATGAGCGCCACCGCCTTCACGTCGCCCAAGCGCAGCCGCAGCGAACACTGGCCGCTCGACGGCCGCATTTCCTGA
- a CDS encoding DUF4287 domain-containing protein, translating to MAKSPDDAMATMIANLKEKTGRTLPEWVSLVAKSGLAKHGLIVAMLKADHGVGHGYANLIAATALQGDGPAPGGDDLVAAMFAGEKQALLPVWTAIEKAVRAFGGDVEVSPKKTYVSLRRSKQFALVQPTTKTRVDVGLCLKGEPAGPRLEAAGSFNAMVSHRVRLEKPGDVDKELVAWLKKAYGSA from the coding sequence ATGGCCAAATCGCCTGACGACGCGATGGCGACCATGATCGCCAACCTCAAGGAGAAGACCGGCCGCACGCTGCCCGAGTGGGTGTCGCTCGTGGCGAAGAGCGGCCTGGCCAAGCATGGCCTGATCGTGGCGATGCTCAAGGCCGACCACGGCGTGGGCCACGGCTACGCCAACCTCATCGCGGCGACCGCACTGCAGGGCGACGGCCCCGCCCCCGGCGGCGACGACCTGGTGGCCGCCATGTTCGCCGGCGAGAAGCAGGCGCTGCTGCCGGTCTGGACCGCGATCGAGAAGGCCGTGCGGGCCTTCGGCGGCGACGTCGAGGTCTCGCCGAAGAAGACGTATGTTTCGCTGCGCCGCTCCAAACAGTTCGCGCTGGTGCAGCCGACGACGAAGACGCGTGTCGACGTCGGCCTCTGCCTGAAGGGTGAGCCGGCCGGGCCGCGCCTGGAGGCGGCCGGCAGCTTCAACGCGATGGTCAGCCATCGCGTGCGGCTCGAGAAGCCGGGCGACGTCGACAAGGAACTGGTGGCGTGGCTGAAGAAGGCCTACGGGTCGGCCTAA
- the aspA gene encoding aspartate ammonia-lyase encodes MIADRVIVVDVAAGELLFEEHAPRRNLHLIEQGEVELFQRVPGGGEKRMAYFGPHDFLGEGSFLDDYPHSSCGRALSACRIVRLPRERFLDLLAVEPALAAKILARTVRVISRRMTLASARLANPGAQYLSGRTRSEHDLLGDREVPYEFYYGVQTLRAVENFPISGVVLSHHPALVRGLAMVKDACARANAELGHLPQPIADAITQACHEIQQGKLHGHFVVDLIQGGAGTSTNMNANEVIANRALELLGHEKGEYSYCHPNNHVNLSQSTNDAYPTALRVALIHANAGICAVLRDLVAAFAAKAAEFTDVLKMGRTQLQDAVPMTLGQEFEAYSVTLGEEIERLEQNAALFLEVNLGGTAIGTGLNADPEFGVKAVAHLRATSGLPVRLAPHLIESTMDTGAFVMYSSALKRLAVKLSKICNDLRLLSSGPRTGFGEINLPPMQPGSSIMPGKVNPVIPEVVNQIAFKVIGNDLTVTMAAEAGQLELNVMEPVIVQSLLDSIDMLENGMEPLRLRCSTGITANVEGCREHVQRSIGVVTALNPVLGYDTSTELAQEALLTGRGVYELVLEKGLLSREELDRLLSPEAMVRPRKL; translated from the coding sequence ATGATCGCCGACCGCGTGATCGTGGTCGACGTCGCCGCCGGCGAGCTTCTCTTCGAGGAGCATGCGCCGCGGCGCAACCTGCACCTGATCGAGCAGGGCGAAGTGGAACTGTTCCAGCGGGTGCCCGGTGGCGGCGAGAAGCGCATGGCCTACTTCGGCCCGCACGACTTCCTGGGCGAGGGCAGCTTCCTGGACGACTACCCGCACTCCTCGTGCGGGCGCGCCCTCAGCGCCTGCCGCATCGTGCGCCTGCCGCGCGAGCGCTTCCTGGACCTGCTGGCGGTGGAGCCGGCGCTGGCGGCCAAGATCCTGGCGCGCACCGTGCGCGTGATCTCGCGGCGCATGACGCTGGCCTCGGCCCGCCTGGCCAATCCCGGCGCGCAGTACCTGAGCGGACGCACGCGATCCGAGCACGACCTGCTCGGCGACCGCGAGGTGCCGTACGAGTTCTACTACGGTGTCCAGACGCTGCGCGCGGTGGAGAACTTCCCGATCAGCGGCGTCGTGCTCAGCCATCATCCGGCCCTCGTGCGCGGCCTGGCCATGGTCAAGGACGCCTGCGCCCGGGCGAACGCCGAGCTGGGCCACCTGCCGCAGCCGATCGCCGACGCCATCACGCAGGCCTGCCACGAGATCCAGCAGGGCAAGCTGCACGGGCACTTCGTCGTCGACCTGATCCAGGGCGGCGCCGGCACCTCGACGAACATGAACGCCAACGAGGTGATCGCCAACCGGGCGCTGGAACTGCTCGGTCACGAGAAGGGCGAATACAGCTACTGCCACCCGAACAACCACGTGAACCTGTCGCAGTCGACGAACGATGCCTATCCCACGGCCCTGCGCGTGGCGCTGATCCACGCCAACGCGGGCATCTGCGCCGTGCTGCGCGATCTGGTGGCCGCGTTCGCCGCCAAGGCCGCCGAGTTCACCGACGTGTTGAAGATGGGCCGCACGCAGCTGCAGGACGCCGTCCCAATGACCCTGGGCCAGGAGTTCGAGGCCTACTCCGTCACGCTGGGCGAGGAAATCGAGCGCCTGGAGCAGAACGCGGCGCTGTTTCTCGAGGTGAACCTCGGCGGAACCGCCATCGGGACCGGCCTGAACGCCGATCCCGAGTTCGGCGTGAAGGCCGTTGCCCACCTGCGCGCGACGAGCGGCCTGCCGGTGCGCCTGGCGCCGCACCTGATCGAGTCGACGATGGATACCGGCGCCTTCGTCATGTACAGCTCGGCGCTCAAGCGCCTGGCCGTCAAGCTCTCGAAGATCTGCAACGACCTGCGCCTGCTCTCGAGCGGGCCGCGCACGGGCTTCGGCGAGATCAACCTGCCGCCCATGCAGCCGGGCTCGTCGATCATGCCCGGCAAGGTCAACCCGGTCATTCCCGAGGTGGTCAACCAGATCGCCTTCAAGGTGATCGGCAACGACCTGACCGTGACGATGGCTGCCGAGGCGGGCCAGCTCGAGCTCAACGTGATGGAACCGGTCATCGTGCAGAGCCTACTCGATTCCATCGACATGCTCGAGAACGGCATGGAGCCGCTGCGCCTGCGCTGCAGCACCGGCATCACGGCCAATGTCGAGGGCTGCCGGGAGCATGTGCAGCGCAGCATCGGCGTGGTCACCGCACTGAACCCGGTGCTCGGATACGACACCAGCACCGAGCTGGCGCAGGAGGCGCTGCTGACGGGGCGCGGCGTCTATGAACTGGTGCTGGAGAAGGGCCTGCTCTCGCGCGAGGAGCTGGATCGGCTGCTCTCGCCCGAGGCGATGGTGCGGCCGCGTAAGCTCTAG
- a CDS encoding DUF2029 domain-containing protein: MFPSRHSRASIPARLWPWLLLAFVAVYVAAHWATRVVPDSLGGQAEAPARAFMDFDIYLTGARQLAAGNSVYAPTENLPRPECIGDETLEYIYTPLLAVLLRPWSAMSPCTAERAWFALNCLACASLPLLLVLAIGRARSPGWWALALGLVGAPMATLETVSLGQVNALVLALMLGFVVLARRGRLWPAALLLALAFGLKLVPLALALTALASGRRRLLVPLAVAVAVVAVASFALAPGSTPAQFREALDRRTVDGLTQLNNASWVAAAARAGDAGPESIRTLVRANLLLVALAAAVAWWRGRAERGSLRLVAVGFALSAALSPVFEAHHQMLLYPCLLVLALAFSRETRAIVRVGGFVGLVVLAAMLNSRGLVRVEQAHGLAAHLLVKPAGVALWALIAWLLCLRTDRLE, encoded by the coding sequence TTGTTCCCGTCCCGGCATTCCCGTGCATCGATTCCCGCCCGCCTGTGGCCCTGGCTGCTGCTGGCGTTCGTGGCCGTGTATGTGGCCGCGCACTGGGCCACGCGCGTGGTGCCCGACAGCCTGGGTGGGCAGGCAGAGGCCCCGGCGCGCGCCTTCATGGATTTCGACATCTACCTGACCGGCGCGCGCCAGCTGGCCGCCGGAAACTCCGTCTACGCTCCCACCGAAAACCTGCCGCGGCCCGAGTGCATCGGTGACGAGACCCTCGAGTATATCTACACGCCGCTGCTCGCGGTGCTGTTGCGGCCGTGGTCCGCGATGTCGCCCTGCACGGCGGAGAGGGCCTGGTTCGCACTCAACTGCCTGGCCTGCGCGTCGCTGCCGCTCCTGCTGGTGCTCGCGATCGGGCGCGCCCGTTCGCCCGGCTGGTGGGCGCTGGCGCTGGGACTGGTCGGCGCCCCCATGGCCACGCTGGAAACGGTTTCGCTGGGACAAGTCAATGCGCTGGTGCTGGCGCTCATGCTCGGCTTCGTGGTCCTGGCCCGGCGCGGGCGGTTGTGGCCGGCGGCCCTGCTGCTGGCCCTGGCCTTCGGCCTGAAGCTGGTGCCGCTGGCGCTGGCGCTCACGGCCCTGGCGTCCGGTCGACGGCGGCTGCTCGTGCCGCTGGCGGTGGCGGTGGCGGTGGTCGCTGTCGCGTCGTTCGCGCTTGCGCCCGGCTCGACGCCGGCGCAGTTCCGCGAGGCGCTGGACCGGCGCACGGTCGACGGCCTGACGCAGTTGAATAACGCGAGCTGGGTCGCCGCTGCGGCGCGGGCCGGCGACGCGGGTCCCGAATCTATCCGTACGCTCGTCCGCGCCAACCTGCTGCTCGTCGCGCTGGCCGCGGCCGTGGCGTGGTGGCGCGGGCGCGCCGAGCGCGGCTCGCTGCGCCTGGTCGCCGTCGGCTTCGCGCTGAGCGCGGCGCTGTCGCCGGTGTTCGAGGCCCATCACCAGATGCTGCTCTACCCGTGCCTGCTGGTGCTGGCGCTGGCATTCTCGCGCGAGACCCGCGCGATCGTTCGCGTCGGCGGCTTCGTCGGGCTGGTCGTCCTGGCGGCGATGCTGAACTCGCGCGGGCTGGTGCGGGTCGAGCAGGCCCACGGACTGGCCGCCCATCTCCTGGTGAAGCCGGCCGGGGTGGCCTTGTGGGCACTCATCGCCTGGCTGCTCTGCCTGCGCACCGACCGGTTGGAATAG
- a CDS encoding protein kinase, which yields MSHESGQLLLHYRLAERIGEGGMGVVWKAVDTTLDREVAIKILPEAFAADPERLARFEREAKLLASLNHPNIAAVYGLHEVPSATGSGRALRFLAMELIRGRSLTQEIAQGLAPGRVVELAAAIADALAAAHRQNIVHRDLKPDNIMIDQDGRPKVLDFGLARPGAIMAEPEAPTMVAGASVTRQGSLVGTVAYMSPEQAQGKAVDPRSDVFSLGIVLYEMATGRRPFQGDNSVSVLSSILRDTPAPISRLQPAAPAPLERIIGRCLEKKPEARYADAAGLRDDLRALQGTLGSASGPAPLRQRSSPRRWLFAGALVVVAVAVLGGWWYRQSAQGRWVRNEGLPELERIVDSIQGLEEGRESWDAYVLGRRIEAAAPGDPLFERLRPKFMREITITSDPPGATVLARYYDEPDAEPVELGTTPLTDYSFPRGFTRVQLTLAGQQPISDVLWNSPFVGNAVHYGFQPAGSVAEDEAWVPGGSFELYLPGLDHLKPEPMGAFTMDRHEVTNRQYQQFVDAGGYRDAKFWRLPFVDGRRTLAADEAMARFTDRTGQPGPATWEVGAFPDGHGDDPVTGVSWYEAAAYAEWAGKRLPTIFHWNRVAFTVGSARIAPLANLAGDHVVPVGTTRSENRYGVTDLAGNAREWVWNASGDGLGHFILGGGWNDPEYAFVDAYAQPPFDRSATNGFRCIRLLEDEPNLAALERVVDRPSRDFYAEKPVSDEVFAQYLRQFAYDKTPLDARIEEEKQVSTGMRQKITFAAAYGGERMMVYLFLPAQGTPPYQVVAFFPGSGAISTRSSESVELGRLDFVVKNGRAVLWPVFKGTFERGGELTSDYASETTAYKDYVVMWGKDLARSIDYAETRADLDTGRLAYYGLSWGGGLGAIMPAVEPRITANILYVAGLGFQRALPEVDQINYVGRVKQPTLILNGELDFFFPSETSQKPLFDLLGTPAADKKRLVFPGGHSVPRTEMIRESLQWLDRYLGPVGR from the coding sequence GTGAGTCACGAGTCAGGTCAGTTGCTGCTGCATTACCGCCTGGCCGAGCGCATCGGCGAAGGCGGCATGGGCGTGGTCTGGAAGGCGGTCGACACCACGCTGGACCGCGAGGTGGCGATCAAGATCCTGCCCGAGGCGTTCGCCGCGGACCCCGAACGGCTGGCCCGCTTCGAGCGTGAAGCGAAGCTGCTGGCGTCGCTGAACCACCCGAACATCGCCGCGGTCTACGGCCTGCACGAGGTGCCGTCCGCGACCGGGTCGGGCCGTGCGCTGCGCTTTCTGGCCATGGAGCTGATCCGCGGGCGGTCGCTGACGCAGGAGATCGCCCAGGGACTGGCTCCCGGCCGCGTGGTGGAGCTGGCGGCGGCGATCGCCGACGCCCTGGCCGCGGCCCACCGGCAGAACATCGTCCACCGCGACCTCAAGCCGGACAACATCATGATCGACCAGGACGGCCGGCCCAAGGTCCTGGACTTCGGCCTGGCCCGGCCGGGGGCGATCATGGCCGAGCCCGAGGCGCCGACCATGGTCGCCGGGGCCTCGGTGACGCGCCAGGGCAGCCTGGTCGGCACCGTCGCCTACATGTCGCCCGAGCAGGCGCAGGGCAAGGCGGTGGACCCGCGGTCGGACGTCTTCTCGCTGGGCATCGTGCTGTACGAGATGGCCACCGGGCGCCGTCCCTTCCAGGGCGACAACAGCGTCTCGGTGCTGTCGTCGATCCTGCGCGACACGCCGGCGCCCATCTCCCGGCTGCAACCGGCGGCGCCCGCGCCGCTCGAGCGGATCATCGGACGTTGCCTGGAGAAGAAGCCCGAGGCGCGCTATGCCGATGCTGCCGGGTTGCGCGACGACCTGCGCGCGCTGCAGGGCACGCTCGGTTCCGCTTCGGGGCCGGCTCCGTTGCGGCAGCGGTCCTCGCCGCGCCGATGGCTGTTTGCCGGAGCGCTGGTCGTAGTGGCGGTCGCCGTGCTGGGCGGCTGGTGGTACCGGCAGTCGGCGCAGGGGCGCTGGGTCCGCAACGAGGGATTGCCCGAGCTCGAACGGATCGTCGACAGCATCCAGGGCCTTGAAGAGGGACGCGAGAGCTGGGACGCCTACGTGCTGGGCCGGCGCATCGAGGCGGCCGCGCCGGGCGATCCCCTCTTCGAGCGCCTGCGGCCGAAATTCATGCGCGAAATCACGATCACCTCCGACCCGCCGGGCGCCACCGTGCTTGCGCGCTACTACGATGAACCCGACGCCGAGCCTGTCGAGCTCGGGACGACGCCGTTGACGGACTACAGTTTCCCGCGCGGGTTCACGCGGGTCCAGTTGACGCTGGCCGGCCAGCAGCCGATCTCCGACGTCCTCTGGAATTCCCCCTTCGTCGGCAATGCCGTGCACTACGGTTTCCAGCCGGCCGGTTCGGTGGCGGAGGACGAGGCGTGGGTGCCCGGCGGTTCCTTCGAACTCTACCTGCCCGGCCTGGACCACCTGAAGCCGGAGCCGATGGGCGCCTTCACGATGGATCGTCACGAAGTGACGAACCGCCAGTACCAGCAGTTCGTCGACGCGGGCGGCTACCGCGATGCGAAGTTCTGGCGACTGCCGTTCGTCGACGGCAGGCGCACGCTCGCCGCGGACGAGGCCATGGCGCGCTTCACCGACCGCACCGGCCAACCGGGGCCCGCGACCTGGGAAGTGGGCGCCTTTCCCGATGGCCATGGCGATGACCCCGTCACCGGCGTGAGCTGGTATGAAGCCGCTGCCTACGCCGAGTGGGCGGGCAAGCGCCTGCCCACCATCTTCCACTGGAACCGGGTCGCCTTCACGGTCGGCAGCGCCCGCATCGCACCGCTGGCCAACCTGGCCGGTGACCACGTGGTCCCCGTCGGCACGACGCGCAGCGAGAACCGTTACGGGGTGACGGACCTCGCGGGCAACGCGCGCGAATGGGTCTGGAACGCCAGCGGCGATGGCCTGGGTCATTTCATCCTGGGTGGCGGCTGGAACGACCCCGAGTACGCCTTCGTCGACGCCTACGCGCAGCCGCCGTTCGATCGCTCGGCCACGAACGGCTTCCGCTGCATCCGCCTGCTGGAAGACGAGCCGAACCTGGCCGCGCTGGAACGCGTGGTCGACCGGCCTTCGCGCGATTTCTACGCCGAGAAACCGGTTTCCGACGAGGTCTTTGCGCAGTACCTGCGCCAGTTCGCCTACGACAAGACCCCGCTCGACGCCCGGATCGAGGAAGAGAAGCAGGTCTCGACAGGCATGCGCCAGAAGATCACGTTCGCCGCGGCCTACGGCGGCGAGCGCATGATGGTTTACCTGTTCCTGCCGGCGCAGGGCACGCCACCCTACCAGGTCGTGGCCTTCTTCCCCGGTTCCGGCGCCATCAGCACGCGCTCCAGCGAGTCGGTGGAGCTGGGCCGGCTCGACTTCGTGGTGAAGAACGGGCGCGCCGTCCTGTGGCCGGTCTTCAAGGGGACCTTCGAGCGCGGCGGCGAGCTGACTTCGGACTACGCCTCGGAGACGACCGCCTACAAGGACTACGTGGTCATGTGGGGCAAGGACCTGGCCCGGTCGATCGACTATGCCGAGACGCGCGCGGATCTCGATACCGGACGACTGGCCTACTACGGACTGAGCTGGGGCGGTGGCCTGGGCGCCATCATGCCGGCCGTGGAGCCGCGCATCACGGCGAACATCCTTTATGTAGCCGGCCTCGGCTTCCAGCGCGCGCTGCCGGAGGTCGACCAGATCAACTACGTGGGCCGCGTGAAGCAGCCGACCCTGATCCTGAACGGCGAGCTCGACTTCTTCTTCCCGTCCGAAACCTCGCAGAAGCCGCTGTTCGACCTGCTCGGCACGCCGGCCGCGGACAAGAAGCGGCTGGTGTTCCCCGGCGGGCATTCGGTGCCGCGCACCGAGATGATCCGCGAGTCATTGCAGTGGCTGGACAGGTATCTCGGGCCGGTGGGCAGGTGA
- a CDS encoding DUF1015 domain-containing protein, translating into MKKLPLFTPIRGIRPAPGKAQDVIAPPYDVLDSEEARALAQGKPLSFLHVSKAEIDLPPGTDVHAPAVYEKAAANFRRMLDDGVLVQDSKPCFYVYRLQMGDHVQTGLVVGASVDDYDAGRIRRHEFTRPVKEDDRVNQIKYVRAQTGPGLIAYKQIPAADAVIRRVAAGQPAFTATGQGGVLHTLWVVDGDADIKALVEAFDTAETVYIADGHHRSAAASRVKKLMVEERGAAHTGTEPYNTYLAVAYPVDEMKIWDYNRVVKDLNGLTPEAFLAKVGECFSVEKVGGQARPAARREFGLYLGGQWYRLKPTVPTPTREQDPVGALDVSVLSDLVLDRILGIKDLRKSDRVDFVGGIRGLGELEKRVDSGEMAAGFALFATSLDDLTAVADTNQVMPPKSTWFEPKLADGVVSNPLL; encoded by the coding sequence ATGAAGAAACTGCCCCTGTTCACGCCCATCCGCGGCATCAGGCCTGCGCCCGGCAAGGCGCAGGATGTCATTGCGCCGCCGTACGACGTTCTCGACAGCGAGGAGGCGCGCGCGCTGGCTCAGGGCAAGCCGCTCAGCTTCCTGCACGTCTCCAAGGCGGAAATCGACCTGCCGCCCGGCACCGACGTGCACGCGCCGGCGGTGTACGAGAAGGCGGCGGCGAACTTCCGCCGGATGCTCGATGACGGCGTGCTCGTCCAGGACAGCAAGCCGTGCTTCTACGTCTACCGCCTGCAGATGGGCGACCACGTGCAGACGGGACTGGTGGTCGGCGCCAGCGTCGACGACTACGATGCCGGCCGCATCCGTCGCCACGAGTTCACGCGGCCGGTGAAGGAAGACGACCGCGTCAACCAGATCAAGTACGTGCGGGCGCAGACGGGCCCCGGCCTCATCGCCTACAAGCAGATCCCGGCTGCCGACGCCGTGATCCGCAGGGTGGCCGCCGGGCAGCCGGCGTTCACGGCCACCGGGCAGGGCGGCGTGCTGCACACGCTGTGGGTCGTGGACGGCGACGCCGACATCAAGGCGCTGGTCGAGGCCTTCGACACGGCGGAGACGGTGTACATCGCCGACGGCCATCACCGCAGCGCCGCGGCCAGCCGCGTCAAGAAGCTGATGGTGGAGGAGCGCGGCGCCGCGCATACCGGCACCGAGCCCTACAACACCTACCTGGCGGTGGCCTACCCCGTCGACGAGATGAAGATCTGGGACTACAACCGCGTGGTGAAGGACCTGAACGGGCTGACGCCGGAGGCCTTCCTGGCGAAGGTCGGCGAGTGCTTCAGCGTCGAGAAGGTCGGCGGCCAGGCCAGGCCGGCGGCGCGTCGCGAGTTCGGGCTCTACCTGGGCGGGCAGTGGTACCGGCTCAAGCCGACCGTGCCCACCCCCACGCGCGAGCAGGACCCGGTCGGGGCGCTGGATGTCAGCGTGCTGTCGGACCTGGTGCTCGACCGCATCCTCGGCATCAAGGACCTGCGCAAGAGCGATCGCGTGGATTTCGTCGGCGGCATCCGCGGGCTGGGCGAACTGGAAAAGCGCGTCGACTCCGGCGAGATGGCGGCCGGGTTCGCGCTGTTCGCCACGTCGCTCGACGACCTGACCGCCGTGGCGGACACCAACCAGGTGATGCCGCCGAAGTCGACCTGGTTCGAGCCGAAGCTGGCCGACGGGGTGGTTTCGAACCCGTTGCTCTAG